The stretch of DNA CTAGGCGTCCGCTTAGCCACCGATAGTTGCTGGGGATCCTGCCGGTGACCTCGGATGCAAGATGTGTAAGACATAATCTACAACTAATCCTTTCTTTCTCTAATAGTGATCATAGGCAGGCAATAGGTCAGCCCTTGGTCATATAGGAGTATGGCAATAGGCCTTTCTAGTACAGTAGTGGGTAGAAGCATACATCAGCCATACTTGGTAGGCGGATGATGTATGTGGTGTACTAGGAGTAGTTGGGGCTGTACTCAGCCATGCCTTGTGTACGTTATAGTTGGTACAAGGCCTGTATATATACACTATGTATGCAATGAAGGGAAAGCAATTCAAGTGCCACATTTCCTGGGTTCAAGTTTTAGCCAGCGCTGAAactgagtgtgtgtgtgtgtgtgcctgAGCTCggctcatcttctaccttgggTCAGGGTAGAGGAAGAGGGAAGGTGAGTAGGGACTACTCACCAGGTGCTTGTGTCCAGGTGccaacaattggtatcagagccgtacaAGCCATAGCTAGGTCCACCAACCAGCAATGGCAGAGAGTGCGATCCGGAACGACAGTGGGGAGGGAGGTGATCGCTAGCTCTAGCCAGTACCACCGCAGGTCAAAGTACGCGTGGTCAAGGAGTATGGCGGTAGCAGCTCCTGACCCATGCTCACCCGCACCAACTATGGTGAGTGGGCAGTGCAGATGAAGTGGAAGTTATGGGTGCAGAAGTGGTAGCGGGCGGTTGAGGAGGATGACCAGAGCGAGGATGTCCATGTGGGGGTCATGGAGGCGCTCATGGCCTCAACGTCAGCGGAGTACCACGAGGCGCTGGGCGCCAAGGAGACCGCGAAGCAAGCCTGGGAGATGCTGGAGTCGCTGCGCGTCGGCTCGGACTGAGCCAAGCAGGCCAGGATTCAGCAGCTGCGCCAGGAGCTCAACGACATCCGGTTCAAGTCTGCAGAGTCGGTGGAGGACTtaactctttgtctccaatctcTGGCCACGTAGCTGGCCACCTACGGCAAGAAGGTGGAGGACGAGGACCTCGTCACCAAGCTGCTATGCGTCATGCCGGTGAAGTACTCGCAGCTCGCCATGTCCATCGAGACGATGTTGGACATCTCCACACTGTCTCTAGAGGATGTGGCTAGGCGGCTACGGGTGGCAGAAAGCCGCAGCACGGCAGCCCCGGAGAAAGAGAAGCCCAAGTTGCTGCTGACCGAGGAAGAGTGGACCGCGCCCATGAAGGACAAGCAGCAGAGATGGCGCAAGGGGCACGGGAAGTAGCCgacggacaagaagaagaagaagaagaacaccGACCCCAATGCCTGTAGGCGCTGCGGGAAGGTGGGGCACTGGGCACAGGAATGCCCAGAGAAGAAGCCAGAGAAGAAGGAAGAGGCCCATCTAGCTTGggacgacagcgacgacgagTGCGCTTTGTTGATGGGGGAGTATTGTGCGTTGCAGGAAGGCAAAGGAGGGGAAGCTGAGGCGGAGCAGCGGATTGCGCCGCAGGCCGTCGAACTTGACGAGTCACGCGCTCGTTCTCCTTGGAGCGGCTGGTGACAAGCTGGAGCAGAGGTGGTATCTGGACTCAGGTGCGAGCAACCACATGACAGGGAGCCATGCCATCTTCTCCGAGCTCGATGAGACAGCCACCAGAAGCGTGAAGTTCGGTGATGGCTCAAGGGTGCAGATCCGTGGCCACAGCACCATCCTCTTTCGGTGCCAGAACGGCGAGCATCATGCCCTGATGGACGTTTACTTCATCCCCCAGCTGTGCACCAGCATCATCGGCCTGGGGCAGCTGGACGAACACGGCAGCGAGGTCCTGATTCACGAAGGAATGTTGCGGATCAGGGACAGGGAGTGGCATCTTCTCGACAAGGTATAGCGCTCCCGTAACCGTCTCTATCTCCTGGATTTGAAGATAGAGCAGCCTGTGTGTTTGGCAGCGTCGTGCAAGGAGGAGCCATGGCCGTGGCATGGCTGGTTCGGCCACCTCAGCTTCGACGCACTAGGCCGTCTTGGGAAGATGGTGACAGGGCTGCTGGTGATCCAGCATGTCAGCGAGCTGTGCGACAGCTGcttggtgttgacggtccataatgctcatatttaaccgtcaactaatcatggaaaaggacctatatgcaaccaacatccaaaattagggtttcatctgacataattccacgagttttggtgtttgtctatttctgcagggggttatcaggaaacatgaaggaaaggcccacatgtcgggtttacatagagatattaacgtgtgtgccaattttctatcatctagaagactccagaagccacgagaacgaacgggaggccgatcgggcctgggggcagggcgcccgccctccccccttgggcgcccgcctagctacaggagccaatcaagctccgcctcgcggatcatgctccaccgacctaaaggattaaggaaaaccgtgcgattaaggtcggtttgatccaacggcccacgttcatttggaagggctatataagtaggcccgctggcccctggagaacatacctcttctacaaaatcaaagctagggtttctattattcatccaagtacagaggatccctctagttcatctagttctagttctagttcatctagttctagttagttctagttgtaatctagaaaatagggagagagaagaggagaacggaggaggagccagatttgtcggatcttcctcaacattgtacttttgcagcaactggttcgttcttcatcgttctccaagttcttcaattcataattcctaagttctttaattacttttatttacattcaagttgtttattggattcccgcttgcatcaagtgctctagtctttgcaacgctagagtagtaattaacagattagacgtggtgtttagtcttgcaattacctggaattgcacccaatcatgcggattgttgtggtaaccctagggtagtgacagccctcacggtcgacgtattccacctcgttcagatcggtgtttgtaggaccgtagttagagcttcctagcccccttctcatctctttctgtggttagtgttctgatgtcccaaaataaataatctttgaagtaattcttgattcttagatcaactatagaactctcaggaaacttcgtctcttcccaccaaaaataattatatagttatccttgggcgatcttgaatcttaattagtacactcacgttccctatggaaaatcgataccctggaatactcctaggtgaaagctacatcggtatccgtgcgcttgcggatttttctgtttgcgtttaaaatacccaacacttggTAGGGAAACAAAGGAGGATGCTGTTCCTGAAGGCCGCCAAATACCGCTCGGCGGATCCGCTTGAGCTGGTCCACGgggactgttgatatttgggaacgcaataaggaattgatccgcaagcgcacggatatcggtgagcacttcacccgggaagttatccagagtatcgtatttatttttttaccactaggagaaagagtgcatctgactaaccggtctattactactaaccttttaggcacaaagaatgtctttcgatgtgagtgataaatagagaagactgcaaccgtagtctctttctaaccttggtaaggatgatctactgttctaatggggaggctaacggaatctagacaccacaaaggatgttcaacccgcacctataaaccctatccttcctgctaacgagatgtgatctgcaaaggtaactcggaattgtcacgttcctcactactaccacggtccagctagtcagggaatatctatgagtaccccagcctaaacaccacgtttacaccagcaatgattactctaaactctacgcgaagagattaaagtaaactcataaaccagaagagcaataaaacaagaacttactagaatttagaagtcgaaatactgaagaatcctaggagcaagcttcgggttaggagaacttgatcccgcaggtacaagcttggagtagacaccgacaggccgggcttcctccaatctacacctccactctatctctctcaatctagtagaaactagaagatctatttctaccttacattgattgctaagcctaaaaagaaatattaattagagaagagattttcctttgagggcacccctcagtctctatgataatttcttcatgtcttctccaggggccagggggtctccttatatagtcctcctcctataTGCGTTTTTggatcggtaggcgaggtggtactatgtttttcttgatccaataggtcggtggaacatcccgtgcgaagagagtcctgattgacatccagcagggggcgggcgcccaggtcaccagggcgggcgccctgggcctggcccctttcggcctccgtcttcttcccgtggcttctggagtcttctagatggtagaaaattgcgcggtgcgttgatatctctatgtaatcccgacatgtgggcctttcttccttatttcctgataaccccctgcagaaatagataaacaacaaaactcgtggaattctgtcagatcaaaccctaattctaggtgttggttgtatattggtcctttctcttgtttatttgatgatcaaaattgatacttaagaaccgtcaacaaatacccccatacttaggcttttactcatcctcgagaaaaggatggttaagaataatatctggggtaaaacattttaaaacattctttatatttgcagggtgttaaaattccactgtgtaccatagtcaggtatgtttatggttaagagtaaagatcctttcttctcaatcctgtcacttggagtttttgtatatttttgaaagaaagttagcataccttttgatcctcataggttctctcagatcactcattatctttcatATATCTCACTGCGGTTGTctgaatttgcaaaaattctccaatatacttactttgcatttattgcctgatcaaaacgggatccaaggaggggaatgtcatactcttagatcaaagactttgaaaattaaaatctttgtcaactcttactggcatattgcttattagagggaccatgggctatcatttttttaagtggataccgaggtacccctaattctactgccggacacttgtccattttttctgcgaggttgtcgagcacttgctcctttttatttcctcgaaatatctctatttttgcatagcccatgcctctaatgcaataatacttcggaagagtgaatttttctgaataaatgtcttgatcttaggagcatgataaatctctcaacaagggtctaactcattttgaacaaactcaatacagagtagatagctttttataatcataattaatatatttaggcatataaaacactgaggatggtagctagaattttgaatattttgaaataaattctccaagcaacaatgatatcaagaataagaaactcatactctaccatcacatattccataatgaattaagtaacatagggttttaaaatgattttataataattgcaagtttttaggaaatatcacagattgagattaatcatgattagaaatattttaatctttttaatttatcatgtcggaaacaatattctgcctaatcaagatatgtgtatgtgtaaagtaaagtgtgcagagtgtgtacctgaatcgtggagtggtgtagtcggagtgtgtttaggcATGTCGAGTGATCtctcccatacttgttttctgctttcttgcacaaaaaataaagtagagacacacgagacataataataataatattctttattaatcttgaggcatttattacaaaagactagtagcaaactgataatagcaaactgatgataatagcaaacctaaaccgaatttaaggaCATATGACTAAAATGTATTGCCTcatggtctaatctagataacttagcggcgctctaattccttaatcttcttgttggcactggcaagatcctgcctaaggcctagtataatggtgttgtggttagagagccgcctagtgagggaattaatcgaggactggagatctatgataactctgtctagtctgcgaacgtcctcatcaatatcgactatagtcttgcgacgcttgggaggtgtctcaaaagcattgagagcgtgcttcggggctgcctttggagggatgaaacggactttggctgctcgaatcccttcaaagtaaggcctttcctcctctgtagtgtagcgtacactgctgatctcgccgctccggttggtcttgactccaacgaccctttcattgggtctaggtggaaggatcctagtgccggttggcaccttgatagtggtctttgtcttggatgatgatcctttgaggagtaggggttgtggcggtgcggtgagaactggttgagcatggtaggattgggcggagctgcgttggcgtaatggcatggcttctagctgtcgctctgtgttggccgggacgagagcacgggcatcggggtcttccacaggctccatgttgaggttgaaggggaggacttcccaatcatcgtggtacttctcggccattggagtagcaaggaactaatcaaactctaattgaaggagagaaggcttggtggcttggtgtttgaaaactgaggtcaggggtctgtttatataggggtcaaaaggtgcctctatgggttgttcgggttgctcccgttgaCGTGCGtgtgaaactttccatccgagggattattcgaattaccataagtgcattttccataacagagaaaatcgggaccgagggggaacaggagctgggcgcccgcccacctgagctgggcgcccgccctctcgctggcccctctgtgggcccactttctcgagcgcgtttctagatgcgaaattatttagaaaaatatatatatgacccaaaatcatcagactaaaaaggtccggctctaattctccataggaaggtaaaaatggactacgtctatttcttcaaattcttcattgggttctaaaaataatttaagacgttgaccatttaccttgaataacgtaccttcgctattttaaagtgtgatagctccgtgggatgatgaattaattaccttgaatggtccttcccatttgctccggagttttccatgcccgaaaagcttcaccctggaattaaaaagtaataccttatctctgggtgtgaactccttcttcttgattctcttgtcatgccaccttttgactctttctttgtagatctttgaattgtgatatgccttctctcgccattcttccaattctgatagttgcattcttctataatctccagcaacatctaggtccatattccatctctttatggcccagtgtgctttgaactctagttcaacaggtagatggcaagtcttcccgtacaccaattggtatggagacattccgattggggtcttgtatgctgtccggtatgcccagagtgcatcgggtaacttgtctttccacgccgttcccatttcatttactgtcttctgaagaatattcttgatttgtttgttggaagtctctgcttggccacttgtctgaggatgatagggggtagcgacgttgtgacggattccatgtcttgatagatattgcttgaagcgtttgtcgatgaagtgtgctcctccatcacttatcactactctggggactccaaatcttggaaatataatttcttcgaacatcctctttgaactgacgttgtcggcatgcttgcaaggtaatgcttctacccacttggagacatagtcaaccgccaccaagatgtactcgcacttctttgatggaggaaatggacccatgtagtctattccccagacatcaaagagctcaatctgaaggttgttggtgagtggcattgcatccctcgtatttatgtttccgtgtctttgacatggcccacatcttctgatatattgcttcgtgtcttcatacattgtagggcagtagaatccacactgccagatctttgaatgtgtacggaatgctccatagtgacctccatatggtgatgaatgacatctgtcgatgatcttccacccttcttcagtggtcacacatctcctgagtaagccatcagagcatactcggaagaggtatggctcatcccatatatgtgaacgactttcttgaataagcttcttct from Sorghum bicolor cultivar BTx623 chromosome 8, Sorghum_bicolor_NCBIv3, whole genome shotgun sequence encodes:
- the LOC110437587 gene encoding uncharacterized protein LOC110437587, which codes for MEALMASTSAEYHEALGAKETAKQAWEMLESLRLATYGKKVEDEDLVTKLLCVMPVKYSQLAMSIETMLDISTLSLEDVARRLRVAESRSTAAPEKEKPKLLLTEEEWTAPMKDKQQRWRKGHGKKAKEGKLRRSSGLRRRPSNLTSHALVLLGAAGDKLEQRWYLDSGASNHMTGSHAIFSELDETATRSVKFGDGSRVQIRGHSTILFRCQNGEHHALMDVYFIPQLCTSIIGLGQLDEHGSEIEQPVCLAASCKEEPWPWHGWFGHLSFDALGRLGKMVTGLLVIQHVSELLAFASTNRLRTDCGGEFTEVEFTMYYAEEGVGHHLIGPYSPQQNGVVERRNQTIIAMA